One genomic region from Branchiostoma lanceolatum isolate klBraLanc5 chromosome 7, klBraLanc5.hap2, whole genome shotgun sequence encodes:
- the LOC136438687 gene encoding collagen triple helix repeat-containing protein 1-like, with translation MCAAECAFNKVSATSALRLTWSGCLRVLSTSGGCKRWFFTLDGSECSDPVPIDGVMYTNGADRLDIHRVSTIDGLCLNLLAGPVTVALNVGECASVRANGDAHTGWNSYSRIIVEEVNISTGND, from the exons ATGTGTGCAGCC GAGTGTGCGTTCAACAAGGTGTCCGCGACATCCGCTCTCCGTCTAACGTGGAGCGGCTGCCTCAGAGTTCTGTCCACCTCCGGTGGATGCAAGCGTTGGTTCTTCACGCTTGACGGATCGGAGTGCAGCGATCCCGTCCCAATCGACGGTGTCATGTACACTAACGGCGCCGACAGGCTCGATATTCACCGTGTGTCTACAA TTGACGGCCTGTGTTTAAACCTGCTGGCCGGGCCTGTGACCGTGGCTCTGAACGTCGGCGAGTGCGCTTCGGTGCGTGCGAATGGAGACGCCCACACGGGGTGGAACTCTTACTCAAGGATCATCGTTGAGGAAGTCAACATTTCAACCGGAAATGACTAA